The sequence CCTCTTTCCGATATGAATGATATGCTCTCCAAAGGTCTCCCATGCAGTCTTCGAATGTGTCACCATTATGACTGTCCCACTCCTCTTTTTGACCTCTTGAATGATATTGGATAACACTTTGATCTCCGTTTCCTCATCCAATGCTGAAGTCGGCTCATCCAGCAGATATACTTTAGGATTGATTAATAATGCTCTCGCTAGCGCTACCCTTTGTTTTTCCCCACCTGATAAATCTTTCACATTTTCATCAAGGGATTTATGTAGATGGACTACTTGTAGAGAATGCTTCAACTCTTCTTCTGTCGCCTCCACTTGATCAGAAAACCATTTGCCTTTTTGTAAATTTTCTTCTATACTACCGGAAAAAATAAGTGGAGTTTGTGCTACCATGATGACTTCTCTCCGATGCTCAACCGCATCCCTTTCATCTAAATGTTGATTTTGGAATAGGATTTCACCCTTATCCGGAATCAACATTTTATTTAATAATTTTAATAAAGTAGATTTCCCCGAACCACTTTCCCCAACAACACACGTCACTCGATTACTAGGTATTTTCATCTCATCAATCTGAAGGATTTCCTTGTATCTTACCTTTTTCAAATGAAACAATCATAACACCCCACAATCCACTCTCATCCATTTCACTATATCAGATTTTTGAGGAGCTCTATATTAAATTTATGTATAGAAATAACCTATGAGAGTAACCCCCACAGGCTTTTCAATACTTATAGGTCATCAAAACCGTTTATGTCTGATGTCTTTGTATATTGGCGCGATTTTTGCTCAAAGAAATCTGTCTTTCCTAAATCCACCTCTTGATACGCAATGATCCAACGTAACGGGTTCGTCCGATAACCTTCAAACGGAGCTTGGAATCCCAATTGTTCTGCTCTTTTGTTCGCCATGAATTTTACATAAGCATCCAACTCTTGCATAACAATCCCTGCGATTTCATTCCCGATAATCTCCTGACCCCATTCAATTTCTAACTGTGCAGCAGTACGGAAAGTCTCTTGGCCAAATACTTTCAGCTCGTCCGTCCAATATTCAGGGTGTTCCTTCAATGTTTCTTTAAAAATTTTTTCAAATAACCCAACATGAATTTGTTCATCTCGATTAATATAATTAATCATAGTACTTGTCGCAATCATTTTTTGATTCCGAGCTAAATTGTAGAAAAAGGCAAATCCAGAATAGAAAAACAACCCTTCTAAAATTACATCATAAATGATCGCCTTCAAAAAGTTTTCAATTGTCGGCTTATTCGCAAAATCGATATAACCATTCGTAACAAAATCATTTCTCTTTCTCAAAATAGGTTCATTTCTCCAGTAATCAAATACCTCATCTTGTATTTTCTTGGGTACAATACTGGATAAAACATAGCTGTATGAATGATTATGAATTACTTCCTGTTGAGCGAGAATAATCATGAGAGCGTTTAGGCTTGAATCTGTTATATAATCGGCCACTTTTCCTGCAAAATCAGTTTGAATACTATCTAATAAGGCAAGTAATCCGATTACCTTTAAAAATGTATCTTGCTCCTTTTCTGTCAACATTGGAAATTGTTTAATATCCTGTGACATATTGATTTCGAACGGGGTCCAAAAATTAGACAGCATTCTTTTATACTTTGGATAGGCCCAAGAAAACCGAACATCATCCCAGTTTAAAACATTGGAAGATTGTCCATTTATAATTCCAGTAGAACAATTGGGCGCAGTTGGGTCCATTAGTAAACGTTTTTCAATTATAGTCATTTCCTTCTCCCTCTCTTTAGCTTTCACAACTTTCACATTCTTCTATAAAACTGCTTGATGTTGATCGGACATAATACGTTGTTTTCAACCCAGATTTCCAGGCATCCATATGTAAAATTAGTAATGCACTCGCTTTAATATCATGGGTTACGTAAAAATTAAAGGAAATCGCTTGGTCTATATGCCGTTGACGTTTTGCGTTTTGTTGAATAGACCAATGTTGGTCAATTTCATAAGCATTTTTATAATACCAAGTCGTTTTTGCTGATAAATCGGGTGCAGTGACGGGAATTTTGTAATTTTTCTTTTCCTCTGAATATTCTTTTCTAAAAATAGGATCGATACTTGCGGTAGAACCGGCTATAATCGATGTTGTTGAGTTTGGGGCGATCGCCATTAAGTAACCATTTCGTATCCCATGCTCTTGGACTTCATTCTTCAATTCCTGCCATTTTGGAGAAATATACCCTTTACGGTTGAAATATCTCCCATTCTGCCATTCTGAACCTTCAAAGTGAGGGTATTTTCCTTTTTCTTTCGCTAATTTTACACTTGCACGTATCGTATAATAAGCAATCTCTTCATAAAGTCGATCACAATATTCAACAGCTTCTTCACTTTCCCATTTAATCCCTTGAAGAGCCAATAAATGATGCCATCCAAATGTCCCCAATCCAATTGATCGGTATTTTTGATTCGTTATTTGTGCTTGCAAGACCGGAATTGTATTAATATCAATTACATTATCAAGCATGCGCACTTGAATGGAGATCAGCCGTTCCAAAACATTGTCTCTCACACTTCTCGCCAATGAGATCGAGGAAAGATTACAGACGACAAAGTCCCCAGGTATTTTATAGGTTACAATCTTTCCATCTACAACTTTTTCTTCTTCCATGACGGTTGGACTCATATTTTGGGTAATTTCTGTACATAAGTTACTGCAGTATATGATTCCTTTATGTTTATTTGGGTTTTCACGATTCACTGTGTCTCGATAAAACATATAAGGTGTCCCTGTTTCCAATTGGGAAATCATGATAGATTTAAAAATTTCAATGGCTGGAACTCGTTTTTTTGATAATAGGGGATGATGAACACACTTCCAATATCTTTGTGTAAACTCACCATTTTCCTCCTCATCATAAAAATCTTCTAATGAATATCCTAATACCCTTCTAACTTCATGAGGATCGAATAAATACCAATCTTCCCGCTGTTCAACATGCTTCATGAAAAGGTCAGGAATACATACACCTGTGAATAAATCATGTGTACGCTGCCGCTCATCCCCATTGTTAAGTCTCGTATCTAAAAAGGCGAAAATATCCTTATGCCAAACATCTAAATAAACAGCAATTGCCCCTTGTCTTTGCCCCAATTGATCAACGGAAACAGCTGTGTTATTCAATTGTTTCATCCAAGGAATAACCCCTGAACTCACTCCTTTAAACCCTTTAATATCACTGCCTCTACTGCGGATTTTCCCCAAATAGACACCGATTCCTCCACCATTTTTACTTAATGTCGAAATATCCGTATTCGAATCGTAAATACTACGTAAATCATCTTCCACCGTATCGATAAAGCAACTAGATAATTGCCCATAACCTTTTCCGGCATTTGCTAAAGTAGGGGTGGCCACGGTCATATATAAATTGGATAAGGCCCAATAAGCCTCCTCAACTAAAGTTAATCTCTGTTCTTTTGGTTCATTTTTCATTAAAGTCATTGCTATCACCATAAAACGCTCTTGTGGCAATTCGTATAATTGACCATCATGCGTTTTGGCCAAATAACGATCGGCTAACGTTACAATCCCGATATAAGAAAATAGCTGATCTTTATCTGGATTTAGAACTGATTGTAAATAGGATATTTCCTGTAATGAATACTTTTCTAATAAACTTTCACTATAAATCCCCAACTTTGTTAGTGTAGAAATCAATTGATAAAAAGAACCATATTTTTCTTCTTCATCATAACCTCTAGCCCTTGCTACCTGTCGATAGAGCCTACGAATAAAAACAGACGAAGCAATATAGGTCCAATCAGGTTCATTCATACTAATTCTTTCAACAGCTGATAAAATTAAAATATTATAGACATCATCCTCTAATGAAATTTCCCTTGATCTTAAAGAGATTAATACCTTTTCTCTAAAATCCTCCAGGGGAATATGTGGGAATTTAGCAGCCATCTCAGCTATTAAATACTCTACTTTTTCTATCATTTCTTCAATTGATGTATGTTTAGTCATATCGGTCATTTTATTTTCCTCCTACCATTCAATCTGCGGTATGATTCTTATCTCGTTCCTTTTTCCTCTCTTGTGCTGCATGAAATAATTCCTTTTCTTTATCTGTCTCAGGAATGACTTTTGGTACCGGAGATGGAACACCGTTTTCATCAACGGCTACCATTGTGAGCATCGAAGTCGTCGTTAGTAACCTTTCCCCAGTTGTTAAATGCTCACTCTCGACTTTTACAAATACCTCCATTGACGTTCGACCAGTCGAAACAACTACTGCTTCCAATATCAAAATATCCCCAACCTTTGCAGAAGACACAAAGTCAACTTGATCGATAGAAGCTGTTACAACCACTTTTTTAGAATGTTTCATCGCACATATCGCTGCTATTTCATCAATATAGGAAAGGACCGTCCCGCCAAAAATTGTTCCCATATGATTTGTATGCGGCGGTAAAACGAGCTTTGATTGATACGTTCTAGATATATTCGACGAAATTTCAGTTTTCATTCTCATCCCCACTTCCATTTTTCCACTACTCATATTGGGATTCGAGAAAGGGAACGATCGTCCAATCTATTTGTTTTATATATATAAAAAAACCCATTCCAAGAATGGGTTTTTTAACGTTGATAAATAAATAGACATTGAACTTGTCTACAAGACTACCATCGTTATTTCTCCCCAACTCCCGAAGAAGAACATACGCTATAAATACGGCAGGTCTCCTGACTTGTGCTTCCTCCTACTCTAAGACCTTCCCATCAAAGAATGACAGTGGTTGTTCTTATTTCGTTTGCACTTACAGTTGCGGGGACAGCTCTGGATTTTCACCAGATTCCCTTTTCAGTCTAAAAATAGACACCGTATTTATCGGTTATTCACTATATATAGTAGTGTTATTTTCTATAAACACAAAATATTGCATCATCAAATGTTAACTATAAAGGAATCTCTCTCTTTTTACAAGGATTTTATAAAAATTGCGGAGAATGAAGCTCATATCGTCCATTCATTTTTCAGTTTCTACGCTAGTTTGCCATTGCATATTTCCCCCGGGAATTTGATCATTTCCCATAGACTTTTGCACTACTCCTTGCTAGATTTGCGCTTGTACTCTGATTTTTTGATTATTTCCAAGCATATATGCTCATTTCCCGTATCTTTTTGCACTTCTTTTAGGAATCTCCAACACTATGTGCTTCCCTAATCTACTAGATGACGTTTTTCCCTATTATCAACCTTCTGATGACTGTTCCATAGCGATTCTGCGTTTTAGTTTTTTATCAGGAGTCGTCAGGAAGATGACGGCTATGATAATAAACAGTCCTCCTAATAGCTGGTATGCTCCGAACACTTCCTTTAACCAAATCACGGAGACGATGGCCGCTACGAATGGTTCGATACTGGATAGAATGCCTGTTTCGGTTGCGGTCAAATACTTTAGACTTCCTATATATAGAACAAATGATAGGGTTCCACTTGCGATAATGACTAGTAACATGGCAAAGGTCGACATGGTTAACGTATCAGTAAAATATTGTGGTGTGAGGGAATGATTAAATATAAGTAAAACGATGCCTCCTAGTAGCATTCCCCAACCTACGATTATAAGTGTTCCCCATTTTTTAATTAGTGGTGCTGGCTGGATCGTATAAAAGGCAAAACCAACAGCCGTTAATATTCCAAACAGGATGGCCTGTTTCGATAAAACGATGCTTTCTATCGAACCATTTGTAATAAGAAAATACGTACCTGCTATAGCGGCCACGACGGCTAAAAATTGTCTCCTAGAAGGAAAACTTCTCCCCTGTACTGAAACATAAATCGTAATGAGAACAGGTCCAAGAAACTGGAATAATGTCGCCGTTACCGCATTGCTATATTGTAGTGCTTCTATAAAAGTATACTGAGCACCCAACATACCGATAATGGAGAAGAGCACCAGTTGGATGGAATGGGATTTATGCTTCCAAATAGCCAATATATTTTGTTTTTTTACAAATGCCAAATACCCCAACATCGTGATTCCCGCCAGTAACAGCCGAATAACTAAAAAATCGCTAGATGACATGTTCGTCTGTTGAAAAAACCACTGAATCATAGGACCAGATAATCCCCAAAATGTAGCACCTGTTATAATCATTACAAGACCAAGTTGACGTGATGTTTTCATGCTATGCCCCTCCCTGCACTCATTATTTAGCAATCAATGACATAGGTATTATAGGGAATTTCTGATACTATATGAAGGATCAGTTTTATATAAACAAAAGGGGTCAGATAACATGTTTCAATTCACTCCAAAGCTTGATGCTAATTTAAAAAAACCACTATATGTACAGTTGTATGAGGAGATCAAACATGAAATCAAAACGGGGAATTTATCTCACCATACGAAGCTTCCTTCTAAAAGGAAATTAGCTCATCATTTACAAATTAGCCAAAACACGATTGAAGCAGCATACGATCAGCTTGTCGCGGAAGGATATATCAAAGCCATTCCTCGCAAGGGCTTCTATGTATGTGAAATGGAACAACCGATTTTTAACCCCAAAAAGTCGTTTGAGCCAATTGAAGAAAAAAGAGAGGATAAAAAGTTTACGTTTGATTTCACCCATTCGGGAGTGGATCCGCGTTCTTTCCCATATACCACTTATCGTAAATTAGCCAGTGACATATGGCGTTCCGAACGCGAGTCATTGCTTTTACTTGGGCATCCACAAGGGGAATATGATCTTCGAGAGGCCATTGCTTTGTATATTTATGAGTCCCGTGGTGTTCGATGTTCCCCTAGTCAAATTGTGCTTGGGGCTGGTACTCCCTACTTAATAAAACAACTTGTCCTCCTGCTCAAAAATAGTACATGGGCCGTTGAAGACCCTGGATATCATCGAAAGCTAATGATTTTCGAAAAAGGGGTGGAAAACACGAAATTAATCCCTCTTGATCGAGATGGAATCATCTTATCTGAATTAGAAAAGAGCAAGGCTAATGTTGTCTTTGTTACACCTTCCCACCAATTTCCTTGCGGGATGATCATGCCGATTTCAAGAAGAATGCAGTTATTACATTGGGCTGAAAAAGGAGACAACCGCTATATTATTGAAGATGATTACGATAGCGAATTCCGTTATTCAGGAAAGCCCATTCCTGCATTACAGGGATTGGATTCCAATCATAAAGTCATCTATATGAGCACATTCTCCAAATCATTTCTTCCATCGTTACGGATAAGTTATATGGTCTTGCCTAAACCACTTATACAACGGTTTCAAAAAGATTTTTTCCATGCACAAACGGTATCACGTATCGACCAAGAAATTTTGAAAAGATTTTTGCAAGAAGGACATTTTGAAAAACATATTCACAGGATGCGAGTCATTTATAATAAGAAAAGAGATCTGCTCTTTTCTTACATGTCTACTTATTTCCCCCCCTATATTGAAATCATTGGCCAGGATTCCGGATTGCATGTGTTAGTACGTGCAAATAATGGCATGACAGAAAATGAACTAATTTGCACAGCAGCCCAATTAGGGGTTAAAGTTTATCCGGTTTCCACATATGGGAAGTCTGATAATCAAACAGTTTTACTCGGTTTTGCCCTCTTATCTGAAGATGAAATACGAGAAGCAGTCCAATTGCTGGCTAAAGCTTGGTTTAAACGTTGAAAACACATAATATAGATGTACTACCAAGCCGGTCCACAGTTCAAATTCATATTCAGTTAATTGGTTTGTTCAATTTTCATTGCAGAAAAATTAAAGATACTATAACATAAATCCATTATCATTAATTGTTCGGTGTAAGAATGAGGTGAAAAGGAATGGATAAAGACCAAGAAGTAGATATTCAATCGGTTATTGATATCTGTTTACTAGCAGGTCGGATTATGATGCAAAGTGGGGCTGAAACATACCGAGCGGAAGATACGATGACTAGGATGGCGGCCGCTTATGGGATTTCTCAGACCCATAGTTTTGTAACGCCAACCGGTATTATTTTTTCAATGGATGGTGTAAATCCAACTAGGCTTGTGAGAATTAATGAGCGGTCAACCGACCTGGAGAAAGTCGCCCGTGTGAACAGCATTTCTCGAAAAATTTCAAGTGGGGATATTAGTTTATCGGAAGCTAGTGCAGCATTAAAGGAATTAGAAAAAGCAAACTTAGCCTTTCCCGTTTGGATTCAAATCATTGCAGCAGCAGTTGCTAGTGGCTGCTTTTTAATTATGTTTAAAGGGATTTGGGGAGACTTTCTTCCTGCCTTTTTTGTCGGAGGAATCGGATTTTCTAGTTTGCTACTGATCCACCATTTTACAAAGGTAAAATTTTTCGCTGAATTTAGTTCATCCTTTGTGATTGGATTGCTATCTGTTTTGCTCGTTAGTCTTGGCTTAGGAGAGCAACTTGATAAAATTATCATTGGATCTGTTATGCCACTTGTTCCAGGTTTACTGATTACAAATGCTGTCCGTGACTTAATGGCAGGGCATTTTGTTTCTGGCCTTTCTAAGGGAGCCGAGGCTTTTTTAACAGCCTTCGCTATTGGGGCCGGTGTAGCCGTTGTCTTCTCATTTTAGAAAAATAGAAAGATGATTAGGATATCTTTTCAAAGAAAGGAACGAAGCGCATGAATTATATAATCGAACAACTCTCCCTTAGTTTTATCGCTTCGGCTGGATTTGGGATTATTTTTAACGCTCCTCGGCACTCCTTAATACAATGTGGATTTGTCGGGATGATCGGATGGATTTCGTATATTGTACTTGCGGATTCAGGGGTCGATACCGTTCAAGCATCATTCGTCGGGGCCTTTTTTGTTGCTTTAATTGGGCATGTTATGGCAAAAAGATATAAAATGCCGATTATTATTTTCAGTGTGGCTGGAATTATCCCGCTCGTTCCTGGAGGATTATCGTATGATGCGATGCGACACGTGGCTGGAAATGATTATATGGCGGCCATTCCATTAGCAACGAAAGCTTTTATGATTTCTGGCGCAATTGCAATGGGACTCGTTTTCGCAGAAGTCATGGTTCAACTTGTGCTTAAAGGGGTTAAGCGTTAAAGCACAACCACCCCTAAAAAAAACTAACATGATGAAGAATTAAACGTTAGTCCCATTTTTCGGGAAGTATTTCTGAACTTTAGAACAGGAGGAAGACCCCCTAACATTATATTAGTATATTGCATCTAATTATTATACAATGGAAGAAAATTCAAAAAGAGAAAGGATGCCACTATGCCTAAAGTTCCAACACTTATACAATTTGATCGAATAACCCATGAAACGATGCCACATTATTATGATTTCGCCATTTCTTTACAAGCTATAAAAGACGCACTAATAAAAGAGACCCATACATCTTATCAAATGTATCGAGCTGAAGATAATATGGAAGAAATATGGGACATTGTAAATCAAATGGTTCAACATCAATCAGAGAAGGTAAAGATTATGGCTCATGTCTTTGATTGTATGGAGATTGCCACTATTGGATATACATCATTCAATAACGAGAATCAGTTCATCGTTAAACCTTCTATAAATAATAATGTTTTTCTTTTTCAAGATTTTAACGTAGCATTGGCCAAGTTGCCGATTTATCAGAATCACGAAGACTATGAGGAAGATTTTATTTTTGCGAAAGATGATCAAAGTTTACTAGAATTCTCTCAATACATTTATGAAAAGCAAAAAAAGTATATGCAAGGATTTATTAATATTTTTGTTGATACGGATGAGGGAATTGAGCGGGTTAAAGAGCGCATTACAAATCAAGTAAAGCGTGAAGATGTTCTGTTAGATGAGGAGATGAAGACAGAAATCTTTCGTTCATTTGATGAATTTTTTCTCCATAGCGGGGAATTTTTTAAAAAATATCAAATTCCATATAAAAGAGGAATTCTTCTTTATGGAGCACCTGGTAATGGAAAGACAACCCTTGTAAAATCAATTGCAGGAAGCGTTGATGCCCCTGTTGTTTATTGGCAAATTACAGAATACACAACGAGTTACTCCATTAAGGAAGTATTCTCAACAGTTACAAAAATGGCACCTATGATTCTAGTAATAGAAGATATTGATTCCATGCCAGAGGAGACTCGATCTGTCTTTTTGAATACACTGGATGGCGCCGCTTCTAAAGAAGGGATTTTCTTAATTGGCACAACCAACTATCCTGAAAAAATTGACCCAGCCCTAATCAACCGTGCTGGTCGGTTTGACCGTGCATATGAAATTAACCTTCCAAACTATGAAGCTCGCAAGCAATATTTGCAGGCAAGAAAGATGGAACAATTCATGTCTGAAGAGGAGATCGAACAATTAGCACAAGAAACAGATGGACTATCGATTGCTCAATTGAATGAACTATACATGTCAATTGCTTTACAATGGCATTACGATAAGAAAGTAAAGGTTGACAAGATCATTCAAGAACTGCAAACAAATAACAAAAAAACTTGGCGCCAAGATTGGGAAACAGATCCAAGACAATCGATGGGATTTGGATTTTAACGAGAAATTTTCATAGATAGCGAATGATTTATGAGATGACAAGGATGGTGTCATCTCTTTTTATTTACCTGAAAAAGTATTATTTGGAAGCTGTTTTAAATTTCATTTCTTTGATGCGATAGAGTACATTTTTACATAATTATTAATATATATAAATATTTATGCTAATATATAGAAAACGGACGTATGAAGGCATCATAAATTTGAAAGAAGGGGTTTTTTGGGTTTATATTTTACATATGTTCTAGCAGGTCTTGCCATTGCGTTACCTGTTGGGGCTATAACGGTTGAAATGATGAAACAAGGTCTAAAGAAGGGCTTTATCCATGGTTGGGCTGTGGGCCTAGGTGGAATGACAATAGACTTCATATTAATCATCGCCTTATATATGGGATTAGCTTCTATCCTATCATTGCCTTACATTCAAACTCCCATGTGGCTTATAGGAGCCTGTTTCTTAGCGTTTTTGGGTTATGATTCTATTAAAAATGCGGACAAAGATATCACAATGGCTGGTGAAAAGCCAACTCAATCATTCTCCAGCTCCTATAGAAATGGTTTACTTGTCGCTATTTCCCCGGGAAATCTCGTGTTTTGGATATCCGTTTTCGGAGCCGTCCTTTCCGATTCCTATGATACAACACAACCAGTAAAATTTCTAATCGTTGCATCCGGTATCCTAACCGGAATCATACTCCACGATGTTGCATTACTCACAATCGTATCCATAACAAGAAAAGTCATGAACCGAACCATGATCAAATGGATATCCATCATCGCAGGATGTATCCTCATCAGCTTTTCCGGATACTTTTTCCTCGAATTCATTACCAGTTTTTACTAGGTGCCAGGCACCATCCATTTTATGGATGGTGCCTGGCATTCATAAATTCTAATGTTTGTCTTAATCCTTCTTCATAGGAGGTCCGGGGAACTGGGCCGATGATCTTTTCGTATTTTCCCCCATTTAGTACGACTGGGTTCTCGTTCAAATATAACATCTCCACAAACTCACGCATTCCCTTATCAAACAGCCCCATGAAGCGAATCATATTTTTCGTGGCAGTTGAAACCTTTTTTCTATATCCCGTAATTTCCTTGACAATCTGAACTATATCCTTACCTGTGATGACACCAAACCCTGGAATATTCCAATTTTGATTGTAAGCATCATCACGTAATGATAGTTCCACTAATGCTTTGGCTCCGTCTGGTGTAAAAATATATTCTCTAGCTATTTTTTGATCTCCTACAAACATGGATCGTTTATTTTTGACAACTGATTGCAGCATATAATGAATTTGCGTGTTTTCCGCATTTGGCCCATAAAAATCAGGAAAATGGGCAAATAATACTGGAACTCCCGACTGCTTCGCCATGTTTTCTAACTTTAAACGAATTTTCCCCTTTTTTGTATGCGGACGTTTCGGAAACTCCTCCTTTACTGTTTCACCATTCCCCCTTCCATAAGCATAAATATTATCTACAATCGCAAGCTTCGTATTTTGCCTTTTAGCCGTATCAACAATATTTCCCATAATGATGGGGTGTTTCTCTTCCCATTCGGAATATGGGATATTAATAGCATGATAGATGATCGTCACTTGTTCAGCAGCCTTTATTAGCTCACTCTTTTGAAAAACATCCCCATTGTAAACCGTCACAAGTCCATTGCCTTCAAATAATCTTTCAAGCTTCTGCCTCGTTCTTGAAAAAGCGATCGTTTCAATCCCCCTTGAAGTAAGCTCATTCACCAAAGCATATCCCATTCCTCCAGAAGCACCAAGAACTAAAACTTTATTCATTCCCATCCTCCTTTAATTAACCACTGTTCAATTAATAGCAAAAAATTAATCAACTAGAATCCCTTTTAAAACAAAGTCGACATGAAAATTAGCAAGTCCTTTCACATCTTCGAACGATTGCCCACATCCACAATAATGAGCAACAAACCCATGAATAGCTAAAAAAATAGACCAAATTTCTCTTAATTTCAATGTCCGATTGCTTAATAAGTGCAAGGACTGCGCAAATTTTTCATAGACTAGATTAGAATTTTGGACTTGATAATTTCTTAACTCTTCCTCCTTCGTTAGAAACATCATCTCATAATGACTTTGATAATTTAGACCAAACCGGATAAACCCGAGTAATACTTCTCTTAACTTCTCTTCCTGTGAAAGATCTAAGGTTAAAATTCGCTCTAACTCCTCTTGAAGTAAAGAAAAATCCCGTGAAACCACTGCATAAAATAACTCAGCTTTATTTTGAAAATGATAATAAATCGCCCCATGACTATAATTTAGCTCTTTCGCAATCATCCGCATCGAAACATTCGAATACCCCTCCTTTACAAATAATCCCCTAGCCACATCCATTATTTTTTCCTTCGAAAGTTCCTCATCTACAGATTTCCTTGGTGACATATCACAATCTCCTTTAAATTAACCACCGTTCAATTAAAATATACAGAATACACCATTAAATGTCAATCCATTACAGGTGCCAGGCACCATCCAGGAAATCCCAATCACCATCTGGAAAATTTCATCAATTGGGGGAGTTCTACTGATAAATTGGATGGTGCCTGGCGCTTTTCACACGTGTCGTCGTTCCATCAGGTTGATTCCGATTCCGATCATGAGGACTCCCATTAGTGTGAGGATGCTTATTGGGAAGAGAAGTTCTTGGATGGTATGCCCGTATACGGTTGCTCCTTTTAGTGCTTCCATTCCGTAAAAGATGGGATCGGCTTTTGCGATTGCCAGTAGCGGTTTGGCCGTAACGATTTCAATCGGCCAGTAGGCTCCTCCAAGCATGGAGAGACT comes from Oikeobacillus pervagus and encodes:
- a CDS encoding ABC transporter ATP-binding protein, whose protein sequence is MFHLKKVRYKEILQIDEMKIPSNRVTCVVGESGSGKSTLLKLLNKMLIPDKGEILFQNQHLDERDAVEHRREVIMVAQTPLIFSGSIEENLQKGKWFSDQVEATEEELKHSLQVVHLHKSLDENVKDLSGGEKQRVALARALLINPKVYLLDEPTSALDEETEIKVLSNIIQEVKKRSGTVIMVTHSKTAWETFGEHIIHIGKR
- a CDS encoding ribonucleotide-diphosphate reductase subunit beta gives rise to the protein MTIIEKRLLMDPTAPNCSTGIINGQSSNVLNWDDVRFSWAYPKYKRMLSNFWTPFEINMSQDIKQFPMLTEKEQDTFLKVIGLLALLDSIQTDFAGKVADYITDSSLNALMIILAQQEVIHNHSYSYVLSSIVPKKIQDEVFDYWRNEPILRKRNDFVTNGYIDFANKPTIENFLKAIIYDVILEGLFFYSGFAFFYNLARNQKMIATSTMINYINRDEQIHVGLFEKIFKETLKEHPEYWTDELKVFGQETFRTAAQLEIEWGQEIIGNEIAGIVMQELDAYVKFMANKRAEQLGFQAPFEGYRTNPLRWIIAYQEVDLGKTDFFEQKSRQYTKTSDINGFDDL
- a CDS encoding ribonucleoside-diphosphate reductase subunit alpha; this encodes MTDMTKHTSIEEMIEKVEYLIAEMAAKFPHIPLEDFREKVLISLRSREISLEDDVYNILILSAVERISMNEPDWTYIASSVFIRRLYRQVARARGYDEEEKYGSFYQLISTLTKLGIYSESLLEKYSLQEISYLQSVLNPDKDQLFSYIGIVTLADRYLAKTHDGQLYELPQERFMVIAMTLMKNEPKEQRLTLVEEAYWALSNLYMTVATPTLANAGKGYGQLSSCFIDTVEDDLRSIYDSNTDISTLSKNGGGIGVYLGKIRSRGSDIKGFKGVSSGVIPWMKQLNNTAVSVDQLGQRQGAIAVYLDVWHKDIFAFLDTRLNNGDERQRTHDLFTGVCIPDLFMKHVEQREDWYLFDPHEVRRVLGYSLEDFYDEEENGEFTQRYWKCVHHPLLSKKRVPAIEIFKSIMISQLETGTPYMFYRDTVNRENPNKHKGIIYCSNLCTEITQNMSPTVMEEEKVVDGKIVTYKIPGDFVVCNLSSISLARSVRDNVLERLISIQVRMLDNVIDINTIPVLQAQITNQKYRSIGLGTFGWHHLLALQGIKWESEEAVEYCDRLYEEIAYYTIRASVKLAKEKGKYPHFEGSEWQNGRYFNRKGYISPKWQELKNEVQEHGIRNGYLMAIAPNSTTSIIAGSTASIDPIFRKEYSEEKKNYKIPVTAPDLSAKTTWYYKNAYEIDQHWSIQQNAKRQRHIDQAISFNFYVTHDIKASALLILHMDAWKSGLKTTYYVRSTSSSFIEECESCES
- a CDS encoding acyl-CoA thioesterase — encoded protein: MKTEISSNISRTYQSKLVLPPHTNHMGTIFGGTVLSYIDEIAAICAMKHSKKVVVTASIDQVDFVSSAKVGDILILEAVVVSTGRTSMEVFVKVESEHLTTGERLLTTTSMLTMVAVDENGVPSPVPKVIPETDKEKELFHAAQERKKERDKNHTAD
- a CDS encoding DMT family transporter, coding for MKTSRQLGLVMIITGATFWGLSGPMIQWFFQQTNMSSSDFLVIRLLLAGITMLGYLAFVKKQNILAIWKHKSHSIQLVLFSIIGMLGAQYTFIEALQYSNAVTATLFQFLGPVLITIYVSVQGRSFPSRRQFLAVVAAIAGTYFLITNGSIESIVLSKQAILFGILTAVGFAFYTIQPAPLIKKWGTLIIVGWGMLLGGIVLLIFNHSLTPQYFTDTLTMSTFAMLLVIIASGTLSFVLYIGSLKYLTATETGILSSIEPFVAAIVSVIWLKEVFGAYQLLGGLFIIIAVIFLTTPDKKLKRRIAMEQSSEG
- the pdxR gene encoding MocR-like pyridoxine biosynthesis transcription factor PdxR; amino-acid sequence: MFQFTPKLDANLKKPLYVQLYEEIKHEIKTGNLSHHTKLPSKRKLAHHLQISQNTIEAAYDQLVAEGYIKAIPRKGFYVCEMEQPIFNPKKSFEPIEEKREDKKFTFDFTHSGVDPRSFPYTTYRKLASDIWRSERESLLLLGHPQGEYDLREAIALYIYESRGVRCSPSQIVLGAGTPYLIKQLVLLLKNSTWAVEDPGYHRKLMIFEKGVENTKLIPLDRDGIILSELEKSKANVVFVTPSHQFPCGMIMPISRRMQLLHWAEKGDNRYIIEDDYDSEFRYSGKPIPALQGLDSNHKVIYMSTFSKSFLPSLRISYMVLPKPLIQRFQKDFFHAQTVSRIDQEILKRFLQEGHFEKHIHRMRVIYNKKRDLLFSYMSTYFPPYIEIIGQDSGLHVLVRANNGMTENELICTAAQLGVKVYPVSTYGKSDNQTVLLGFALLSEDEIREAVQLLAKAWFKR